From the Streptococcus sanguinis genome, the window GCAAACTTTGGAAGATTTGCAGCTAGCTAAGACTGCAGCAGAGAAGGTCAAGGATGCAGCTACTAAGGCTAGATTCCAAAGCCGTATTCATGCAATAGCTGTCCTGATTGACCCAGAAGGGGCTCAGGCTGGTGTTTATGAAAATCCAGCTGCTGCATCAGAAGAAGCAGTAGCTCAGCCGCAGCAATAAGTTGGCAGCAATCTAATAAGCAGAGATAAGCTTAAAATAGAAAAAATGTATTGACACAAAAGTATCGTCGTGCTATAATGATAGACGGTACTTTTTACTTTTGGTCTCTCAAAAGTGTACAGAGACGTGCTGACAAATGTTGCAAAAGTACACGCAGATGGTAGCTGTCACCAAGTGTATCATCACCAAAATTAAAAAAATACAGGAGAATGTAGATGCCTACAATTAACCAATTGGTTCGCAAACCGCGTAAATCAAAAGTAGAAAAATCTAAATCACCAGCTTTGAACGTTGGTTACAACAGCCATAAAAAAGTTCAAACAAACGTATCTTCACCACAAAAACGTGGAGTTGCAACTCGTGTCGGAACTATGACACCTAAAAAACCGAACTCTGCCCTTCGTAAGTTTGCCCGTGTACGTCTGAGCAACTTGATTGAAGTTACAGCTTACATCCCAGGTATCGGACACAACCTGCAAGAGCACAGCGTGGTGCTTCTTCGTGGTGGACGTGTAAAAGACCTTCCAGGGGTACGTTACCATATCGTCCGCGGTGCACTTGATACAGCAGGTGTTACTGATCGTAAACAAGGCCGTTCTAAATACGGTACTAAAAAACCAAAAGCATAAGGAAAGGGGAGAAAGATAAATGAGTCGTAAAAACCAAGCGCCTAAGCGCGAAGTATTGCCAGATCCGCTTTACAATTCAAAATTAGTTACTCGTCTTATCAACCGCGTTATGCTTGATGGTAAGCGTGGTACAGCGGCTTCTATCGTTTACGGAGCTTTTGACCAAATCAAAGAAGCAACTGGAAACGATGCGCTGGAAGTATTTGAAACAGCTATGGAAAACATCATGCCTGTACTTGAAGTTCGTGCTCGCCGTGTCGGTGGTTCAAACTACCAAGTTCCGGTTGAAGTTCGTCCAGAACGTCGTACAACACTTGGACTTCGCTGGTTGGTAACTATTGCTCGTCAACGTGGTGAGCACACAATGGTTGACCGCCTTGCAAAAGAAATCTTGGATGCATCTAACAACACTGGTGCAGCTGTTA encodes:
- the rpsL gene encoding 30S ribosomal protein S12; the protein is MPTINQLVRKPRKSKVEKSKSPALNVGYNSHKKVQTNVSSPQKRGVATRVGTMTPKKPNSALRKFARVRLSNLIEVTAYIPGIGHNLQEHSVVLLRGGRVKDLPGVRYHIVRGALDTAGVTDRKQGRSKYGTKKPKA
- the rpsG gene encoding 30S ribosomal protein S7; this encodes MSRKNQAPKREVLPDPLYNSKLVTRLINRVMLDGKRGTAASIVYGAFDQIKEATGNDALEVFETAMENIMPVLEVRARRVGGSNYQVPVEVRPERRTTLGLRWLVTIARQRGEHTMVDRLAKEILDASNNTGAAVKKREDTHRMAEANRAFAHFRW